Proteins encoded in a region of the Suncus etruscus isolate mSunEtr1 chromosome 1, mSunEtr1.pri.cur, whole genome shotgun sequence genome:
- the LOC125996198 gene encoding eosinophil peroxidase-like, with protein MILTQPCEGLLVGTTSVLHANNAEGGQLVDASYDGTEKSIKQEHPGDSVRPIDHKQPVVLELSQEEQLEQGPNSVRVAGDMMTSPARSLSPANECADQNQDEKQDQDQDGDEQCSDQYQTITGRCNNRRRPWLGSSNQALARWLPAVYEDGRGLPLGWTPGKKHNGFALPLVRDVSNVITGFPTAKLTSDLGRTLMVPQWGQFIIQDLVFSPEFLGDNDFHMSDSSERDSTGIDADCHTTCARKPPCFPIEVPPSDPRSKSIGDCLPFFRSTSAPSNNRSHVREQLNVPTSFLDASMLYGSYNFMAQRLRNLTDPSGLLAINQVFRDQGRALLPFDNVFPDPCQLTNRSANIPCFLAGDSRASETLEMMALHTLFLREHNRLVMELKRLNPHWFGEQLYQEARKIVGAMIQIITYRDFLRILLGPVHYARYLGSYQGYCYKEDPRVANVFTMVSRFSHTMMQPFVPRLDSQYRASSPTSQVALSNAFFATWRVVHEGGIDPILRGLIATPAKRNQQNAMVVDELRERLFERVSRVGQDLVAINLQQGRDHGIPGYNAWRGYCGLSQPKTLAELSVVLKNPNLARKFMKLYGTPDNIDLWIGAIAEPFVKGGRVGPLLACLLGKQFRKIRSGDRFWWEKPGIFTERQREELHRISLSAIICDNTGIATGVQRCFRNAKHPEQFVSCRDIPRMNLSYWQGQ; from the exons ATGATCCTGACCCAGCCTTGTGAAG GTCTCCTGGTAGGAACAACTTCTGTCCTTCATGCAAACAATGCTGAGGGCGGGCAGCTGGTGGACGCCTCCTATGACGGAACAGAGAAGAG CATCAAGCAGGAGCATCCTGGAGACTCTGTCCGACCCATTGACCACAAGCAGCCAGTGGTCTTGGAATTATCACAGGAGGAGCAGCTGGAGCAGGGACCCAACTCTGTGAGAGTCGCTG GGGACATGATGACAAGCCCGGCAAGGTCACTGTCCCCAGCCAATGAGTGTGCAGATCAAAACCAGGATGAAAAGCAGGACCAGGATCAGGATGGGGATGAGCAGTGTAGTGACCAGTATCAGACTATCACAGGGAGATGCAACAACAG GAGGAGACCCTGGCTTGGGTCCTCCAATCAGGCCCTGGCCCGCTGGCTGCCGGCTGTGTATGAGGACGGGAGGGGCCTCCCCTTGGGCTGGACACCAGGAAAGAAGCACAATGGCTTTGCCCTTCCTCTG GTGCGCGATGTCTCCAACGTGATCACAGGCTTCCCTACTGCTAAGCTGACCTCTGACCTGGGCCGGACGCTCATGGTCCCCCAGTGGGGACAGTTCATTATCCAAGACTTGGTCTTCTCCCCTGAGTTTTTGGGCGACAATGACTTTCACATGTCGGACTCTTCAGAGAGGGACTCCACCGGAATAGATGCCGACTGCCACACAACCTGTGCCCGGAAACCACCCTGCTTTCCTATTGAG GTGCCTCCATCTGACCCACGCTCCAAGAGCATCGGGGACTGCCTGCCCTTCTTCCGCTCAACATCTGCACCCTCCAATAACAGGAGCCATGTGCGTGAGCAGTTGAACGTGCCCACCTCCTTCCTAGATGCCAGCATGTTGTATGGCAGCTACAACTTCATGGCCCAGCGGCTGCGCAATCTCACAGATCCAAGTGGGCTGCTGGCCATCAACCAAGTATTCCGTGATCAGGGCCGGGCACTCCTGCCCTTTGACAATGTGTTCCCTGACCCCTGCCAACTCACCAACCGCTCTGCCAACATCCCCTGCTTCCTGGCAG GTGATTCCCGAGCCAGCGAAACTCTGGAGATGATGGCTTTGCACACCCTATTTCTACGAGAGCACAACCGGCTGGTGATGGAGCTGAAGCGTCTGAACCCCCACTGGTTTGGGGAGCAGCTGTACCAGGAGGCTCGCAAGATCGTGGGCGCTATGATCCAG atCATCACCTATCGTGACTTCCTGCGGATACTTCTGGGTCCGGTCCACTATGCTCGTTATTTGGGATCATACCAGGGCTACTGCTACAAAGAGGACCCACGAGTGGCCAACGTTTTCACCATGGTCTCCCGCTTCAGCCACACCATGATGCAGCCCTTTGTGCCACGCTTGGACAGCCAGTACCGTGCCTCCAGTCCCACCTCGCAGGTGGCCCTGAGCAATGCTTTCTTTGCCACTTGGCGTGTGGTGCATGAAG GTGGCATTGACCCTATCCTCAGAGGCCTCATAGCCACACCTGCTAAGAGGAACCAGCAGAATGCCATGGTAGTTGATGAGCTCCGGGAGCGGCTGTTTGAGAGAGTGAGCAGGGTTGGGCAGGACTTGGTAGCCATCAACTTGCAGCAAGGCCGGGACCACGGCATCCCAG GTTACAATGCATGGAGGGGCTACTGTGGCCTTTCCCAGCCCAAGACCCTGGCTGAGCTCAGCGTGGTGCTGAAAAACCCAAACTTGGCAAGAAAGTTCATGAAGCTCTATGGGACACCTGACAACATTGACCTGTGGATCGGTGCCATTGCTGAGCCCTTTGTTAAAGGGGGTCGTGTGGGACCCCTCCTGGCTTGTCTGTTGGGGAAACAGTTCCGCAAAATCCGCAGTGGAGACAG ATTCTGGTGGGAGAAGCCAGGCATCTTCACAGAGAGGCAGCGGGAAGAACTGCACAGAATTTCCTTGTCAGCAATCATTTGCGACAATACCGGCATTGCCACCGGTGTCCAGAGATGTTTCAGAAACGCCAAACACCCGGAGCAATTTGTGAGCTGCAGAGACATCCCCAGGATGAACTTGTCCTACTGGCAAGGCCAATGA
- the LOC125996298 gene encoding LOW QUALITY PROTEIN: eosinophil peroxidase-like (The sequence of the model RefSeq protein was modified relative to this genomic sequence to represent the inferred CDS: inserted 1 base in 1 codon; deleted 5 bases in 5 codons) — protein sequence MSVLAANLKIMGGFLAERTLLLILAGVLATMILTQPCEGSVPENQMNLMNVPGTSADPCDGWKPSEVENQNEDHGHDKDEVCSNEYRTFSGRCNHNVSKWWGSANQAFVRWLPAEYEDGKGLPLGWTPGKKHNDFFLPPVREISNKIVRFSRDLLTADTFRTLMFVYWWEFIKHDLISSPESDSEEDNTHDTSHGYDHITNPDCDETCDKKPPCFPIDASYSTESNQKREQISLPTSFLDASMVYGSDLFTARRLRNLTNQDGLLATNQQFTDQGRALLPFDNVIPDPCQLTNRSANIPCFLAGDNRVSQSLELMAFHTLFLREHNRLAKELKLLNPHWDGPKLYNEARKIXGAIIQVITFNESCPWLLGPEHYENYFKNYRGYCHKEDPRIANVFTMTSLWTHTMMQPFVLRVDSEYRSPGPTAKVPLNDAVFATWRVVHEGGIDPILRGLQATPAKKNQQWALVVDELLDGLYKKVYRVGLDFGLPTILQQGRDHGIPGYNAWRRYCGLSEPKTLVELGMVLKRPNLARKLMDVYGTPDNIDLWIGAIAEPAVEGGPYSFIISPIPGIWCLEAPCGDLGLTCLEQGLVGEARTKRQRGLQPEATCS from the exons ATGAGTGTGCTGGCGGCCAACCTCAAAATAATGGGTGGGTTCCTCGCAGAGCGTACCCTGCTGCTGATTTTGGCAGGGGTCCTGGCCACAATGATCCTGACCCAGCCCTGCGAGGGCAGTGTCCCAG AGAACCAGATGAATCTCATGAATGTGCCAGGTACTTCGGCCGATCCCTGCGATGGATGGAAACCAAGTGAGGTGGAGAATCAGAATGAGGACCATGGCCATGACAAGGATGAGGTTTGCAGTAACGAGTACCGAACCTTCTCTGGTAGATGCAATCACAA TGTGTCAAAATGGTGGGGTTCTGCCAACCAGGCCTTCGTCCGTTGGCTGCCGGCCGAGTATGAGGATGGGAAGGGCCTCCCCTTAGGCTGGACACCAGGAAAGAAGCACaatgatttctttcttcctcca GTCCGGGAGATCTCCAACAAGATCGTGCGTTTCTCCAGGGATCTGCTGACTGCCGACACATTCAGAACACTCATGTTCGTCTATTGGTGGGAATTCATCAAGCATGACTTGATCTCTTCCCCTGAATCTGATAGTGAAGAGGATAACACACATGACACATCACATGGATATGATCACATAACAAATCCTGACTGTGACGAGACCTGTGACAAGAAACCGCCCTGCTTCCCCATCGATG CTTCTTATTCCACTGAGAGCAACCAAAAGCGTGAGCAGATAAGTTTGCCCACTTCTTTCCTGGATGCCAGCATGGTATACGGCAGCGACCTTTTCACAGCCCGAAGGCTGCGCAATCTCACAAATCAAGACGGGCTGCTAGCCACT AACCAGCAGTTCACTGACCAGGGCCGAGCACTGCTGCCCTTTGACAATGTGATCCCCGACCCCTGCCAGCTCACCAACCGTTCTGCCAACATCCCCTGCTTCCTGGCAG GTGATAACCGAGTCAGTCAATCTCTGGAGTTGATGGCCTTCCACACCCTGTTTCTGCGAGAGCACAACCGGCTGGCTAAGGAGCTAAAGCTCCTGAACCCCCATTGGGATGGGCCGAAGCTGTACAATGAGGCTCGAAAGA GTGGAGCCATAATCCAG GTCATCACCTTCAACGAATCCTGCCCTTGGCTTTTGGGTCCAGAACACTATGAGAATTACTTTAAAAACTACCGTGGCTACTGCCACAAGGAGGACCCACGGATTGCCAATGTCTTCACCATGACCTCTCTCTGGACCCACACTATGATGCAGCCCTTCGTACTGCGCGTGGACAGCGAATACCGT TCCCCTGGTCCCACCGCAAAGGTGCCCCTGAATGATGCTGTCTTTGCCACCTGGCGTGTGGTGCATGAGG GTGGCATTGACCCCATCCTCAGAGGCCTGCAAGCCACACCTGCCAAGAAGAACCAGCAGTGGGCCTTGGTGGTGGACGAGCTTCTGGAC GGGCTCTATAAGAAAGTATACAGGGTCGGGCTTGACTTTGGCCTTCCAACAATTCTGCAGCAAGGCCGGGACCATGGCATCCCAG GGTACAATGCGTGGAGGCGCTACTGC GGCCTCTCTGAGCCCAAGACCCTGGTTGAGCTTGGCATGGTGCTGAAAAGGCCCAATCTT GCAAGAAAGCTTATGGATGTCTACGGGACGCCTGACAACATTGACCTGTGGATCGGGGCCATTGCCGAGCCTGCTGTTGAAGGGGGGCCAT ATTCCTTCATTATCTCCCCAATCCCTGGGATCTGGTGCCTAGAGGCTCCTTGTGGAGACCTGGGGTTAACCTGCCTGGAACAGGGCCTGGTTGGAGAGGCTAGAACCAAGAGGCAGAGAGGACTGCAGCCAGAAGCCACTTGCAGTTAG